In Paractinoplanes brasiliensis, the following proteins share a genomic window:
- a CDS encoding ABC transporter ATP-binding protein: MRDALKKQRRLIVFGSVLACGHQAGEAAVPFLIGVIIDRAVDGGIGDLAFWLGVLGAIYVGLSYSFRYGARAAERAAEQAAHDLRLRVTRGVLHDRGGAESGRLPGALVAVATSDTARVGGIAVAITYGSAAVVAVGFTAVLLLSISIPLGLLVLLGLPPLMWLTRLIGKPLEERSETEQEHGAHASGIAADLVSGLRVVKGLRAEEAAVARYRQRSRVALTATVRAARMQAAYQGLVLTISGLFLAVIAVAGGILAVRGNITVGQLISSIGLAQFLVGPLSTFGWVGADLAQGRASAKRVAAVLSAPEAVRGGEQAPVTPVRGEIDLRVRDLALKVAPGELVGVVATDPAEAAELIRLLNRSADPADGAVSLDGVTLTSLRPDELRAAVLAVEHHTDLFDGSVRSAVSLDRADPATVEAAMVAADADEVARNLPEGLDAVLGDGARTLSGGQRQRLALARALAADAPVLALHDPTTAVDAVTEARIAARLREVRAGRTTILITTSPALLAITDRVLFVHGGAVRADATHAELAADDESYRETVLA; this comes from the coding sequence ATGAGGGACGCCCTCAAGAAGCAGCGCCGCCTCATTGTTTTCGGCTCGGTGCTCGCCTGTGGGCACCAGGCGGGCGAGGCGGCCGTCCCGTTCCTCATCGGCGTGATCATCGATCGGGCTGTCGACGGTGGCATCGGTGACCTGGCGTTCTGGCTCGGTGTGCTGGGCGCGATCTACGTCGGGCTCAGTTACAGCTTCCGGTACGGCGCCCGGGCCGCCGAGCGTGCGGCCGAGCAAGCCGCCCACGATCTGCGCCTGCGGGTGACCCGGGGGGTGCTGCACGACCGGGGCGGCGCCGAGTCGGGCCGGTTGCCGGGGGCGCTGGTCGCGGTCGCCACTAGCGACACCGCGCGTGTCGGCGGGATAGCGGTCGCCATCACGTACGGGAGCGCGGCGGTTGTCGCCGTGGGCTTCACGGCCGTGCTGCTGTTGTCGATCTCGATCCCGCTCGGCCTGCTGGTGCTGCTCGGGCTCCCGCCGCTGATGTGGTTGACCCGCCTGATCGGCAAGCCGCTGGAGGAACGCAGCGAGACCGAGCAGGAGCACGGCGCGCACGCCTCGGGCATCGCGGCCGACCTGGTCTCGGGGCTGCGGGTGGTCAAGGGGCTGCGGGCCGAGGAGGCAGCGGTCGCGCGTTACCGGCAGCGCAGCCGCGTCGCGTTGACGGCGACCGTGCGGGCGGCGCGCATGCAGGCGGCGTACCAGGGACTGGTTCTGACCATCAGCGGGCTGTTCCTGGCCGTGATCGCGGTGGCCGGGGGCATTCTCGCGGTGCGGGGCAACATCACCGTGGGGCAGCTGATCTCTTCCATCGGCCTGGCGCAGTTCCTGGTCGGGCCGCTGTCCACGTTCGGCTGGGTCGGCGCCGACCTGGCTCAGGGGCGCGCGTCGGCCAAGCGGGTCGCGGCGGTGCTGTCCGCGCCCGAGGCGGTGCGCGGGGGCGAGCAGGCGCCGGTCACACCCGTACGGGGGGAGATCGACCTGCGCGTACGGGATCTGGCCCTGAAGGTCGCGCCGGGCGAGCTCGTCGGTGTGGTGGCCACCGACCCGGCCGAGGCCGCCGAGCTGATCCGCCTGCTCAACCGGTCGGCCGACCCGGCCGACGGCGCCGTCTCGCTCGACGGGGTCACGCTGACCTCCTTGCGGCCCGACGAGTTGCGGGCCGCCGTGCTGGCCGTGGAGCACCACACCGACCTGTTCGACGGCAGCGTCCGCTCGGCCGTCTCGCTGGACCGCGCCGACCCGGCCACCGTCGAGGCCGCGATGGTGGCCGCCGACGCCGACGAGGTCGCCCGCAACCTTCCCGAAGGGCTCGACGCCGTGCTCGGCGACGGCGCCCGTACGCTTTCCGGTGGTCAACGGCAACGTCTCGCCCTGGCCCGTGCCCTGGCCGCCGACGCTCCGGTTCTGGCCCTGCACGACCCGACCACGGCAGTCGACGCCGTCACCGAGGCCCGGATAGCCGCGCGGCTGCGCGAGGTGCGTGCGGGCCGCACCACGATCCTCATCACGACCAGCCCGGCCCTGCTGGCGATCACCGACCGCGTGCTGTTCGTGCACGGCGGGGCGGTGCGGGCCGACGCCACGCACGCCGAGCTGGCGGCGGACGACGAGAGCTACCGGGAGACGGTGCTGGCATGA
- a CDS encoding type I restriction endonuclease subunit R, with the protein MGFDGRLDEAGWENMALEELFELGWETGSGKDFGPGTGQRQTWADLVLVEDLRAGIERLNPDLPPPAVAEAVRAATDVASREAFAENRAAHERLVHGIRSITYTDAFGAEHNPTVRVADLHHPDRNVYRAINQVLVVDGDHQRRFDVVLYLNGLPVAFVELKNATDEQATLTGAHAQLQTYLEEFPLAFRHAVLCVISDGVTAKYGTPFTPYEHFAPWNIDSYGERVDTSSPEYDGPEALIVALDGLFFPQRFAELTAGFVNFTSATKRIAKPHQFYAVTRAVERIVLASQSDGKAGVVWHTQGSGKSEEMVCTAALTAHHPALKNPTIVVLTDRNDLDDQLFDTFHESRPLLGQEPEQADSRAELRDKLSNRNAGGIIFTTLQKFGRTKEEREAGRSHPLLSDRRNVLVIVDEAHRSHYDSLDGYARHLRDALPHATFIAFTGTPIATAEVNTRAVFGEYIDVYDLKRAVDDEATVRVYHEPRIIPVSLPPDIDPESIDEQVETLTASLDDAERRKAVAYAATMNTVYGAPDRVETLAKDLVEHWGKRRDLMRPQLGGPGKAMLVCATREICVKVYDALAKLCPEWADPAVDKGVMKIVFSSLPTDDKVFRPHMLRPSQRKAVQNRAKNPDDELELLIVHSMLLTGFDAPPIHTIYMDRPMRGANLMQALARVNRRFAGKQDGLLVGYAPLTENLRKALTEYTPSDQEDQTLGREIDRAISEVYNEISVIEAMLAPVKWRDVLDNQADKKSWVRAVRLAANYLRNPRTPGNTVEPGTKPLHQRFRDSAGRLERFYALCATSRDFVERAGDIQRLRRDIHYFRDVRVWIVKEEAADREAKGLPNTAEVERYLSQLAAEVVDAADITDIYAEAGLGRLDITELNGVAIQRLQESETPDLAAAALRRLIQRKMREVTKHNVVRQERFSAQLEDLMNRYMRQQLTSAQLIVELVELAKEVSADARRGQQFDPPLNHAELAFYDAVAQNGAATELLGIGTLAEIARELVKSVQSTITVDWFSREPVRAKLRSHIRRLLARYDYPPDHERAAVDLVLRQLETFATEWAVKTP; encoded by the coding sequence ATGGGATTCGACGGAAGGCTGGACGAGGCCGGCTGGGAGAACATGGCGCTGGAGGAGCTGTTCGAGCTCGGCTGGGAAACCGGCTCCGGCAAAGATTTCGGCCCCGGCACCGGGCAGCGGCAGACCTGGGCCGATCTCGTGCTGGTCGAGGATCTGCGGGCGGGGATCGAGCGGCTCAACCCCGACCTGCCCCCGCCGGCGGTCGCCGAGGCTGTCCGGGCGGCCACCGACGTGGCTTCCCGTGAGGCGTTCGCCGAGAACAGGGCCGCCCACGAGCGCCTGGTCCACGGCATCCGCTCGATCACGTACACCGATGCGTTCGGCGCCGAGCACAACCCCACCGTACGGGTGGCCGATCTGCACCACCCGGACCGGAACGTTTATCGGGCGATCAACCAGGTGCTGGTGGTCGACGGTGATCACCAGCGCCGGTTCGACGTCGTGCTCTACCTCAACGGCCTGCCGGTTGCGTTCGTGGAGCTGAAGAACGCGACCGACGAGCAGGCGACTCTCACCGGCGCGCATGCCCAGCTGCAGACGTACCTCGAGGAGTTTCCGCTCGCCTTCCGCCACGCCGTGCTCTGCGTGATCTCCGACGGGGTCACCGCGAAATACGGCACCCCTTTCACCCCGTACGAGCATTTTGCGCCTTGGAATATCGACTCCTACGGCGAGCGTGTCGACACCAGCTCACCGGAGTACGACGGCCCCGAGGCGCTCATCGTCGCCCTGGACGGCCTGTTCTTCCCCCAACGGTTCGCGGAGCTGACCGCGGGGTTCGTCAACTTCACCTCGGCCACGAAGCGGATCGCGAAGCCGCACCAGTTCTACGCGGTCACGCGGGCCGTCGAACGCATCGTGCTCGCGTCGCAGAGTGACGGCAAGGCCGGCGTCGTCTGGCACACCCAGGGCTCCGGCAAGTCGGAGGAGATGGTGTGCACGGCGGCGCTGACCGCCCACCATCCGGCGCTGAAGAACCCGACCATCGTGGTGCTCACCGACCGCAACGACCTCGACGATCAGCTTTTCGACACGTTCCACGAAAGCCGGCCGCTGCTGGGTCAGGAACCGGAGCAGGCCGACTCCCGCGCCGAACTGCGGGACAAACTGTCCAACCGGAACGCCGGGGGCATCATCTTCACCACGTTGCAGAAGTTCGGGCGTACGAAGGAAGAGAGGGAGGCCGGACGGTCGCATCCACTCCTCTCCGACCGCCGCAACGTCCTGGTGATCGTCGACGAGGCGCACCGCAGTCATTACGACAGCCTGGACGGGTATGCCCGGCACCTGCGCGACGCGTTGCCGCACGCCACGTTCATCGCCTTCACCGGCACCCCGATCGCCACCGCCGAGGTGAACACCCGTGCGGTTTTCGGCGAGTACATCGATGTGTACGACCTGAAGCGCGCCGTCGACGACGAGGCGACCGTACGGGTCTATCACGAGCCGCGGATCATCCCCGTGTCGTTGCCGCCGGACATCGACCCGGAGAGCATCGACGAGCAGGTGGAAACGCTCACCGCCAGCCTGGACGACGCGGAGCGGCGCAAAGCGGTGGCGTACGCGGCCACCATGAACACGGTCTACGGCGCCCCCGACCGCGTCGAGACCTTGGCGAAGGACCTGGTCGAGCACTGGGGGAAGCGGCGCGACCTGATGCGGCCGCAGCTCGGCGGCCCGGGCAAGGCGATGCTGGTCTGCGCCACCAGGGAGATCTGCGTGAAGGTGTACGACGCCCTCGCGAAGCTCTGTCCGGAATGGGCGGACCCGGCCGTCGACAAGGGCGTCATGAAGATCGTCTTCAGCAGTCTGCCCACCGACGACAAGGTGTTCCGCCCGCACATGCTGCGGCCGTCGCAGCGCAAGGCCGTCCAGAACCGGGCCAAGAACCCGGACGACGAGCTCGAACTTCTCATCGTGCATTCGATGCTGCTCACGGGCTTCGACGCGCCACCGATCCACACCATCTACATGGACCGGCCGATGCGGGGCGCCAACCTGATGCAGGCTCTCGCCCGGGTCAACCGCCGGTTCGCCGGCAAGCAGGACGGCCTGCTCGTCGGGTACGCCCCGCTGACCGAGAACCTGCGCAAGGCGCTCACCGAGTACACCCCCTCCGACCAGGAGGACCAGACCCTGGGCCGGGAGATCGATCGGGCGATCAGCGAGGTGTACAACGAAATCTCCGTCATCGAGGCGATGCTGGCCCCGGTGAAGTGGCGCGACGTCCTCGACAACCAGGCGGACAAAAAGAGCTGGGTGCGGGCGGTGCGCCTGGCGGCCAACTACTTGCGCAACCCGCGCACCCCCGGCAACACCGTCGAGCCCGGCACGAAGCCGCTGCACCAGCGCTTCCGTGACTCGGCCGGCCGCCTGGAACGCTTCTACGCCCTCTGCGCCACCAGCCGCGACTTCGTCGAACGTGCCGGCGACATCCAGCGGCTGCGCCGGGACATCCACTACTTCCGCGACGTACGCGTCTGGATCGTCAAGGAAGAGGCCGCCGACCGCGAGGCGAAGGGCCTGCCCAACACCGCCGAGGTGGAACGCTACCTTTCCCAGCTCGCCGCAGAGGTGGTCGACGCCGCCGACATCACCGACATCTACGCCGAGGCGGGTCTCGGCCGGCTCGACATCACCGAACTCAACGGCGTCGCGATCCAGCGCCTGCAGGAGTCGGAAACCCCCGACCTCGCCGCCGCCGCGCTGCGCCGCCTGATCCAGCGCAAGATGCGCGAGGTCACCAAGCACAACGTGGTCCGCCAGGAACGCTTCTCGGCCCAGCTCGAAGACCTGATGAACCGCTACATGCGCCAGCAGCTGACCAGCGCCCAGCTGATCGTCGAACTGGTCGAACTGGCCAAGGAGGTCTCCGCCGACGCCCGCCGCGGCCAGCAGTTCGACCCACCGCTCAACCACGCCGAGCTGGCCTTCTACGACGCCGTCGCCCAGAACGGCGCCGCCACCGAGCTCCTGGGCATCGGCACCCTGGCCGAGATCGCCCGCGAGCTGGTGAAGTCAGTCCAGTCGACCATCACCGTCGACTGGTTCTCCCGCGAGCCGGTACGCGCCAAACTGCGCAGCCACATCCGCCGGCTGCTCGCCCGCTACGACTACCCACCCGACCACGAACGCGCCGCCGTCGACCTGGTCCTCCGCCAACTCGAAACCTTCGCCACCGAGTGGGCCGTGAAAACACCGTAG
- a CDS encoding PadR family transcriptional regulator, with amino-acid sequence MTPRPWLHGFLDLCLLAMLRERADYGYGLSQRLAAAGVADVPGGTLYPALLRLEEQGLAVPSWGPSESGPRRKNYAITEAGLELLAAHADDWRRFRDGVDSLLTGVPHE; translated from the coding sequence ATGACGCCTCGGCCGTGGCTGCACGGCTTCCTCGACCTGTGCCTGCTCGCGATGCTGCGGGAACGCGCCGACTACGGCTACGGCCTGTCCCAGCGCCTCGCCGCGGCCGGAGTGGCCGACGTGCCCGGCGGCACCCTCTATCCCGCCCTGCTCCGGCTCGAGGAGCAGGGGCTCGCCGTCCCCAGCTGGGGGCCGTCGGAAAGCGGGCCGCGCCGCAAGAACTACGCGATCACCGAGGCCGGCCTGGAGCTGCTGGCCGCCCACGCGGACGACTGGCGGCGGTTCCGCGACGGCGTCGACAGCCTGCTCACCGGGGTGCCGCATGAGTGA
- a CDS encoding arginase family protein encodes MSRRWAVLGVPSSAGAHTPGIERGPAALRESGLVNNLRAGGLDVEDRGDVRGFRWRPDPARSAGQNAATVAAVADDVAGSVAAILADGHVPLVLGGDCSITIGVLAGFDRAAREPALLYMDGGPDLYTPETRPVGNLDAMGLAHLLRLPGHLPEVAAVGEPLTPGRVVSFGDALPADGPDHERTLLEELSIARITAADVHRDARSAAEKALAAAGESFVLHFDVDVLVFNDMPIADVPNSGGDPVGLTLHEAMTCLSVFARSGSRLAALVITEVNPDHAPDRAVLSDFSSAVAAALSA; translated from the coding sequence GTGAGCCGTCGATGGGCAGTGCTGGGTGTGCCGTCGAGCGCGGGCGCGCACACGCCCGGTATCGAGCGGGGCCCGGCTGCCCTGCGGGAATCCGGCCTGGTCAACAACTTGCGCGCGGGCGGCCTCGACGTCGAGGACCGCGGCGACGTCCGCGGCTTCCGATGGCGGCCCGACCCGGCGCGCTCCGCCGGGCAGAACGCCGCAACCGTCGCCGCGGTGGCCGACGACGTAGCAGGTTCGGTGGCGGCCATCCTCGCCGACGGCCACGTTCCCCTGGTGCTCGGCGGTGACTGCAGCATCACCATCGGCGTCCTGGCCGGTTTCGACCGCGCCGCCCGCGAACCGGCACTGCTCTACATGGACGGTGGCCCCGACCTCTACACCCCCGAGACCCGCCCGGTCGGCAACCTCGACGCCATGGGCCTGGCCCACCTGCTGCGGCTGCCCGGCCACCTACCCGAGGTCGCGGCGGTCGGCGAGCCGCTGACGCCCGGACGTGTCGTGTCCTTCGGGGACGCCCTGCCCGCCGACGGTCCCGACCACGAACGAACCCTGCTCGAAGAGCTGTCCATAGCCCGGATCACCGCCGCCGACGTGCATCGCGACGCCCGGTCCGCGGCCGAGAAGGCGCTGGCCGCCGCGGGCGAGTCGTTCGTGCTGCACTTCGACGTCGACGTGCTCGTCTTCAACGACATGCCGATCGCCGACGTCCCCAACTCCGGGGGCGACCCCGTCGGGCTGACGCTGCACGAGGCCATGACCTGCCTGTCCGTCTTCGCCCGAAGCGGCTCGCGGCTGGCCGCGCTGGTCATCACCGAGGTCAATCCGGACCACGCCCCCGATCGCGCCGTGCTGAGCGACTTCTCCTCAGCGGTCGCCGCCGCCCTGAGCGCCTGA
- the lexA gene encoding transcriptional repressor LexA, which yields MSTDDVPLSKRQRQILSMIREWIDQHGYPPTIREIGAAVGLESPSSVTHQLKVLEDRGFIRRGARGSRAIDVRTPGEQANVPVPVIGTIAAGAPILADENVDEELNLPLSLVGHGTLFALKVKGDSMIEAAICDGDTVVVRQQQVADNGDIVAAMIDGEATVKVLRRNGRHIELVPRNPAYDVIPGDDATILGRVVTVLRRV from the coding sequence ATGTCCACGGACGACGTGCCCCTGAGCAAGCGGCAACGGCAGATCCTTTCGATGATCCGTGAGTGGATCGACCAGCACGGTTACCCTCCGACGATCCGCGAGATCGGCGCCGCCGTCGGGCTCGAATCGCCGTCGTCGGTGACCCATCAGCTCAAAGTCCTCGAGGATCGCGGGTTCATCCGGCGTGGCGCCCGGGGCTCGCGGGCGATCGACGTGCGCACCCCGGGTGAGCAGGCCAATGTGCCGGTCCCGGTGATCGGCACGATCGCGGCGGGCGCGCCGATCCTGGCCGACGAAAACGTGGACGAGGAGCTCAACCTGCCGTTGAGCCTGGTCGGCCACGGCACGCTGTTCGCGCTCAAGGTCAAGGGTGACTCGATGATCGAGGCCGCGATCTGCGACGGCGACACGGTGGTGGTGCGCCAGCAGCAGGTGGCCGACAACGGCGACATCGTGGCCGCCATGATCGACGGCGAGGCCACGGTCAAGGTTTTGCGGCGCAACGGGCGGCACATCGAGCTGGTTCCGCGAAACCCGGCCTACGACGTCATCCCCGGCGACGACGCCACGATTCTCGGCCGGGTGGTGACAGTTCTGCGCCGCGTCTGA
- a CDS encoding ATP-binding cassette domain-containing protein, which produces MSDWPANFEAELLRLGLQPARARRLADETTQQAAENAATPADVFGPAHLYARHLVAELNTPAAAPSRTRYRAGPVLLSLAGVTKRYRRHTVFEGVDLTVRGGEVAAIVGANGCGKSTLLRICAGLTRPSGGTVRRTRRVGFVPQDGGTAGWLTAEEHFTLFGAAAGMVPGRARSTGVHLAARLAWRPSRQQRAQQMSGGTRQKLNLVLGELHAPDLLLLDEPYQGFDQGAYVDFWQQVFAWRDAGRAVVVVTHLLHDLQNVDHVLDLGVAA; this is translated from the coding sequence ATGAGTGACTGGCCCGCGAACTTCGAGGCGGAACTCCTGCGTCTCGGCCTGCAACCGGCCCGCGCCCGCCGCCTCGCCGACGAGACCACCCAGCAGGCGGCCGAGAACGCGGCCACTCCCGCCGACGTGTTCGGACCGGCCCACCTGTACGCCCGCCACCTGGTGGCCGAGCTCAACACGCCGGCCGCGGCCCCGTCCCGTACGAGATATCGCGCCGGACCCGTCCTGTTGAGCCTGGCCGGGGTGACCAAGCGCTACCGCCGCCACACGGTCTTCGAGGGCGTCGATTTGACCGTACGCGGGGGAGAGGTCGCCGCGATCGTCGGCGCCAACGGCTGTGGCAAGTCGACCCTGCTGCGCATCTGTGCCGGTCTGACCCGGCCCAGTGGGGGAACGGTGCGGCGCACGCGGCGGGTGGGGTTCGTGCCGCAGGACGGTGGAACCGCCGGGTGGCTGACCGCCGAGGAACACTTCACGCTGTTCGGGGCGGCCGCCGGGATGGTGCCCGGCCGGGCCCGGTCGACCGGCGTGCACCTCGCCGCCCGCCTGGCCTGGCGACCGAGCCGGCAACAGCGGGCCCAGCAGATGTCCGGCGGCACCCGGCAGAAACTCAACCTGGTGCTCGGCGAACTGCACGCCCCCGACCTGCTGCTGCTCGACGAGCCGTACCAGGGTTTCGACCAGGGCGCCTATGTGGACTTCTGGCAGCAGGTCTTCGCCTGGCGCGACGCCGGGCGGGCGGTCGTGGTCGTCACGCACCTGCTGCACGACCTGCAGAACGTCGACCACGTGCTCGACCTGGGAGTCGCCGCATGA
- a CDS encoding ATP-binding protein, translating into MVAFVGREDQLAVLDSLLTKVAGAIPDDPRPGQCLLIRGRRRIGKSSLVEAFVDRTPAPAVFFTAAGAAEQVELEAFVEAVSSSDLPDRAVFDDATPGNWSAALRQLAGVLPDDRPSVVVIDEVPYLVERVDAFEGILQRAWDREFSRKPVLLILIGSDLSMMEALSSYGRPFHQRGKEMVLGPLNPAEVGDMLQLPPAEAFDAALVTGGLPLICAGWPPGAGLRQFLAAELANPVSPLLVSAERSLAAEFPESAMARSILSAIGSGERTFTNIARAAGGISHSTLTRAADVLIGKRMVAAELPVALTPSKERRYRVTDPYLRFWLTFIAPHLPEIERLRGDLTLRRIEAGWTSWRGRAVEPLLRESLARLLPDSSLPAAPAIGSYWTRSNSIEIDIVGADRAPVAQQLLFLGSIKWLEHAPFDDHDLLALQRHRAALTDDPVPLLTISRSGVRVSELAASYGPDDLLEAWRRD; encoded by the coding sequence ATGGTCGCGTTCGTCGGGCGGGAAGACCAGCTGGCCGTTCTCGACTCCCTCCTGACAAAGGTGGCCGGCGCAATCCCGGACGATCCGCGTCCCGGCCAATGCCTGCTCATCCGGGGTCGCCGCCGCATCGGCAAGTCCAGCCTCGTCGAGGCGTTCGTCGACCGTACGCCGGCGCCGGCGGTCTTCTTCACCGCCGCCGGCGCCGCCGAGCAGGTCGAGCTGGAAGCCTTCGTCGAGGCGGTGAGCTCGTCGGACCTGCCGGATCGGGCGGTCTTCGACGACGCCACGCCGGGGAACTGGAGTGCCGCGCTCCGGCAGCTCGCCGGTGTGCTGCCCGACGATCGGCCCAGCGTCGTCGTGATCGACGAGGTTCCGTACCTGGTCGAGCGTGTGGACGCCTTCGAGGGGATCCTGCAACGGGCGTGGGACCGCGAGTTCAGCCGCAAACCGGTCCTGCTCATCCTGATCGGCTCCGACCTGTCGATGATGGAAGCCCTGAGCTCCTACGGCCGGCCCTTTCACCAGCGTGGCAAAGAAATGGTGCTCGGCCCGCTGAACCCGGCCGAGGTCGGCGACATGCTTCAGCTGCCACCGGCCGAAGCCTTCGACGCAGCCCTGGTCACCGGTGGCCTACCGCTGATCTGCGCCGGGTGGCCGCCGGGCGCCGGCCTGCGGCAGTTCCTCGCCGCCGAGCTGGCCAACCCGGTCTCGCCGCTGCTGGTGTCGGCCGAACGTTCCCTGGCCGCCGAGTTCCCCGAATCCGCCATGGCCCGTTCGATCCTGTCGGCGATCGGCAGCGGGGAACGCACCTTCACGAACATCGCCCGGGCAGCCGGAGGCATCTCCCACTCGACGCTGACCCGCGCCGCCGACGTGCTCATCGGCAAACGCATGGTCGCCGCGGAGTTGCCTGTCGCCCTCACCCCGTCGAAGGAACGGCGCTACCGCGTCACCGACCCCTACCTGCGGTTCTGGCTCACCTTCATCGCCCCGCACCTGCCCGAGATCGAACGCCTGCGGGGCGACCTCACCCTGCGAAGAATCGAGGCCGGTTGGACAAGCTGGCGCGGCCGTGCCGTCGAGCCGCTGCTCAGGGAGTCGCTGGCTCGCCTGCTGCCGGACTCCTCGCTGCCCGCAGCCCCGGCGATCGGCTCCTACTGGACCCGCTCCAACAGCATCGAAATCGACATCGTCGGCGCCGACCGAGCCCCCGTCGCCCAGCAGTTACTTTTCCTCGGCTCGATCAAGTGGCTGGAACACGCGCCGTTCGACGACCATGACCTGCTGGCCCTGCAACGCCACCGCGCAGCCCTCACCGACGACCCCGTCCCCTTGCTCACGATCAGCCGCAGCGGCGTACGGGTTTCGGAGTTGGCCGCTTCCTACGGCCCGGACGACCTGCTCGAAGCGTGGCGTCGGGATTAG
- a CDS encoding ABC transporter ATP-binding protein codes for MTTTPLPIAAGTRTRAVLLTFLRPERGRLAGALALLIAGTIAGLLAPPLLGRIVDLATRSAATSDFVVTGAALVAVALVDAVLAGFGTALLARAGESTLARIRERFVESALRLPLEQVERAGAGDLTSRVTNDVTVVGEAARSALPEFTRAFLTIVLTLGGMAVLDWRFLVAALIAVPVQVHTVRWYARRAVPLYARQRVAVAAQQHHLLATIDGAPTIRTFRIAGEHSGRVAVRSQHAVDLLLQGIALMTRFYARLHVAEFAGLAAVLATGFFLVRSDAVTLGTATAAALYFHGLFNPINTALALVDDAQAAASGLDRLIGVADLAVAPRTVTPRSEAPTAVEVSGLTFGYHPDRPVLRDVDLRIRRGERVAVVGSTGAGKTSLAKVIAGVHDPVSGAVEVPAGEVALITQEVHVFAGPLVDDLRLARPTATDDEVWAALAAVDAADWVAQLPDGPNTEVGAGGHVLTAAQAQQLAFARLILADPPVAILDEATAEAGSAGARLLERVAAAALEGRTAVIVAHRLTQAVTADRVVVLEQGRVVQSGPHSSLIEEPGPYATLWQAWSGQRDL; via the coding sequence ATGACGACCACTCCGCTTCCGATCGCGGCCGGAACCCGTACGCGGGCCGTTCTTCTGACGTTTCTGCGGCCTGAACGTGGCCGGCTGGCCGGGGCGCTCGCGCTGCTGATCGCGGGCACGATCGCCGGCCTGCTGGCCCCACCGCTGCTCGGCCGTATCGTCGATCTGGCCACCCGCAGTGCCGCCACCAGCGATTTCGTCGTCACCGGGGCCGCATTGGTGGCGGTCGCCCTGGTCGACGCCGTGCTGGCCGGGTTCGGCACAGCCCTGCTGGCGCGGGCCGGTGAGTCCACTTTGGCCCGGATCCGGGAACGGTTCGTCGAGTCGGCGTTGCGGCTGCCCCTGGAACAGGTCGAACGGGCCGGCGCGGGCGACCTGACCTCGCGGGTAACCAACGACGTGACGGTGGTCGGCGAGGCCGCGCGGTCGGCGCTGCCCGAGTTCACCCGCGCGTTCCTCACCATCGTGCTGACCCTCGGCGGCATGGCCGTGCTGGACTGGCGCTTCCTCGTCGCGGCGCTGATCGCTGTGCCGGTGCAGGTTCACACCGTACGGTGGTACGCCCGCCGCGCCGTGCCGCTGTACGCCCGTCAGCGGGTCGCCGTGGCCGCTCAGCAGCACCACCTGCTCGCGACGATCGACGGCGCGCCGACCATCCGAACGTTCCGCATCGCCGGCGAGCACAGTGGTCGCGTCGCCGTCCGCTCCCAGCACGCCGTCGACCTGCTGCTGCAGGGGATCGCGCTGATGACCCGCTTCTACGCGAGGCTGCACGTCGCCGAGTTCGCCGGGCTGGCCGCCGTCCTGGCGACAGGCTTCTTCCTCGTACGGTCCGACGCCGTCACCCTCGGCACGGCCACCGCCGCGGCCCTGTACTTCCACGGCCTGTTCAACCCCATCAACACCGCCCTGGCCCTGGTGGACGACGCGCAGGCGGCCGCCTCGGGACTTGATCGCCTGATCGGGGTGGCCGACCTGGCCGTCGCCCCGCGTACGGTGACACCCCGCTCGGAGGCCCCGACGGCCGTCGAGGTCAGCGGGCTCACCTTCGGCTACCACCCTGACCGGCCCGTCCTGCGCGACGTCGACCTGCGGATCCGCCGGGGCGAACGGGTCGCCGTCGTCGGCTCCACCGGCGCCGGCAAGACCAGCCTGGCCAAGGTCATCGCCGGGGTGCACGACCCGGTGTCCGGCGCCGTCGAGGTGCCCGCCGGCGAGGTGGCCCTGATCACCCAGGAGGTGCACGTCTTCGCCGGTCCGCTCGTCGACGACCTGCGGCTGGCCCGTCCCACCGCCACCGACGACGAGGTGTGGGCCGCGCTGGCCGCCGTGGACGCCGCCGACTGGGTCGCCCAGCTGCCGGACGGGCCGAACACCGAGGTCGGCGCGGGTGGTCACGTGCTGACGGCGGCGCAGGCACAGCAGCTGGCGTTCGCCCGGCTGATCCTGGCCGACCCTCCGGTGGCGATCCTCGACGAGGCGACCGCCGAGGCGGGCAGCGCGGGCGCCCGGCTGCTGGAACGCGTCGCCGCCGCCGCGCTCGAGGGCCGTACGGCGGTGATCGTCGCGCACCGGCTGACGCAGGCTGTGACCGCCGATCGCGTGGTGGTGCTCGAGCAGGGGCGAGTGGTGCAATCCGGTCCGCATTCGTCCCTGATCGAGGAGCCCGGCCCGTACGCGACGTTGTGGCAGGCCTGGTCTGGTCAGCGGGATCTTTAG